One genomic segment of Sanyastnella coralliicola includes these proteins:
- a CDS encoding stage II sporulation protein M: MRETDFIGQNKEKWVEFERVLHSDQKDAEKLSRLFVETTDDLSYSRTYYPNRSVRVYLNGVAQQIYQKIYRNRKRDRGAFKRFWYETLPDAMWFARRELLISFLIFVLGVTIGMVSSSYAPEFVEIILGEYYVDMTEANIEKGDPMAVYKGDSQLQMFLRIAWNNINVGFLCFIMGIFFEAGTIFIILSNAVMVGAFVWFFVQRDLFWESFYAIMLHGTLELSMIVLAGAAGLVLGKGLVFPGSYTRLQAFLLSARHGIRIMIGVSFFLLIAAFIEGYATRHTDAPNVIRGAVILLSLAIVVGYFVWYPRRRYKEGKVNKHVETETMNERQEEMNFRVIKNSGSIINETWRVYMSKLGAQAGIAFLASAAFTVFLFWMLGEEYLDFFDRRLFDGGSFLDIFDGFWFWDEANNFFNYGDFPLLYPVGAALFSLILWWPQRVFSGTTGLPKHRSNGFFTLTLFNSITAAFILLLPFLMHGNDLELLSVIVCIFWWPFWLFVLATAYAKKKFILASIGDSFKLLKGTFGRLLSVFFLQGLVGSAVMGIVSAPLFYLVFQIIGVNFAASLPWADQLIYILHTFLMIFALCMMMPVMLHAMMILHYSNREINTADELRDRISKISFKKRAYGLEKEA, encoded by the coding sequence ATGCGCGAAACCGATTTTATCGGGCAGAATAAAGAAAAGTGGGTCGAATTCGAACGAGTTCTCCATAGTGATCAGAAAGATGCTGAAAAGCTAAGTCGTCTATTCGTTGAAACGACGGATGACCTCAGTTATTCTCGTACCTACTATCCGAATCGCTCTGTACGTGTTTATCTCAATGGCGTAGCGCAACAGATTTATCAAAAGATCTATCGCAATCGCAAGCGAGACCGTGGTGCTTTCAAACGCTTCTGGTATGAAACACTTCCAGATGCTATGTGGTTCGCGCGAAGAGAGCTCCTCATTTCCTTCTTGATTTTTGTACTAGGGGTAACCATCGGAATGGTCTCAAGCTCCTACGCTCCAGAATTCGTTGAAATTATCTTGGGTGAGTACTACGTTGACATGACGGAAGCCAACATTGAAAAAGGCGACCCCATGGCCGTCTATAAAGGCGATTCGCAGCTTCAAATGTTCTTGCGAATAGCGTGGAACAACATCAATGTCGGGTTCCTCTGCTTCATCATGGGGATCTTCTTTGAAGCGGGAACGATATTCATCATTCTTAGCAACGCCGTCATGGTAGGCGCCTTTGTCTGGTTCTTTGTCCAACGAGATTTATTCTGGGAATCATTCTACGCTATCATGCTGCACGGTACGCTGGAGCTAAGTATGATTGTTTTAGCTGGCGCCGCCGGCTTAGTACTTGGTAAAGGACTTGTCTTCCCTGGCAGCTACACCCGACTTCAAGCCTTCCTTCTTTCGGCACGACATGGAATTCGCATCATGATTGGTGTGTCATTCTTTCTATTGATCGCCGCATTTATTGAAGGGTATGCCACACGCCATACAGATGCACCAAACGTCATTCGAGGAGCGGTGATCCTTTTGTCTTTGGCTATTGTCGTGGGATACTTTGTTTGGTATCCACGTCGCAGATACAAAGAGGGTAAGGTCAACAAACACGTAGAAACCGAAACCATGAATGAGCGCCAGGAAGAGATGAACTTCCGGGTGATTAAGAATTCTGGTAGCATCATCAATGAAACTTGGCGGGTGTATATGAGCAAACTGGGGGCACAAGCAGGCATTGCCTTCTTAGCATCAGCAGCGTTCACCGTCTTCCTCTTCTGGATGCTCGGAGAAGAGTACTTAGACTTCTTTGATCGCCGTCTTTTCGACGGAGGATCCTTCCTTGATATTTTCGATGGTTTCTGGTTCTGGGATGAAGCAAACAACTTCTTCAATTATGGAGACTTCCCATTGCTTTACCCGGTAGGTGCAGCGCTGTTTAGCCTCATTCTATGGTGGCCTCAACGTGTTTTTAGTGGAACCACTGGTCTTCCAAAACACCGCAGCAATGGATTCTTCACCTTGACCCTTTTCAATAGCATTACCGCTGCATTCATTCTGTTGCTCCCCTTCTTAATGCATGGCAACGATCTCGAATTGCTGTCTGTCATCGTTTGCATTTTCTGGTGGCCTTTCTGGCTATTTGTGCTCGCCACAGCCTACGCGAAGAAGAAGTTCATCTTAGCTTCCATTGGAGACAGTTTTAAGCTTTTGAAAGGCACCTTTGGCCGCTTGCTTTCGGTGTTCTTCTTACAAGGCCTCGTAGGATCAGCTGTGATGGGTATTGTGAGCGCACCGCTTTTCTATCTCGTCTTCCAAATTATTGGGGTGAACTTCGCAGCGAGCTTACCGTGGGCTGATCAATTGATTTACATCTTGCACACCTTCCTCATGATCTTCGCCTTGTGCATGATGATGCCTGTGATGTTGCATGCCATGATGATCCTTCACTATTCCAATCGAGAGATCAACACAGCCGATGAGCTGAGAGATAGAATCTCAAAGATCTCATTTAAGAAACGCGCTTATGGATTGGAAAAAGAGGCTTAG
- a CDS encoding RDD family protein: protein MRSIELQTTQNVTINYDLALLRDRVLAFLIDFVVLVAVSIFLILVLFQWVMRLDLADEFYYLLIMPIITFYSLAMESLNDGQTLGKMALRIKVVRVDGKQMKFNDYLLRWIFRLLDIWFSGGAIAVVMVSSSPKAQRIGGLVSNSTVVKSNPGLYVSLGDIMKINTKSNYQPQFPEVRHFREQDMLTIKQTVERYLKYKNDAHREALNEVTRVVCEKLQIDQPTGDKVRFLKGLIKDYIVLTR from the coding sequence ATGCGCAGTATCGAATTACAAACAACGCAAAATGTAACCATCAACTATGATTTGGCTCTGCTAAGAGACAGAGTACTAGCGTTTTTGATCGATTTCGTTGTTCTAGTTGCAGTCTCAATTTTCTTGATTTTGGTCCTTTTTCAGTGGGTTATGCGTCTAGACCTTGCTGACGAGTTCTATTACCTGCTGATCATGCCCATCATCACATTTTACTCCCTTGCTATGGAGTCATTAAATGACGGACAGACCTTGGGGAAGATGGCTTTGAGAATCAAAGTAGTGCGTGTAGATGGCAAGCAAATGAAGTTCAATGACTACTTGCTTCGTTGGATCTTTCGATTGCTAGATATCTGGTTTTCAGGAGGTGCGATTGCTGTAGTCATGGTTAGTAGCTCTCCAAAAGCTCAACGCATCGGTGGACTCGTATCCAATTCCACGGTAGTGAAGTCAAACCCCGGCTTATATGTGAGCTTGGGAGACATTATGAAAATCAATACCAAGAGCAACTATCAGCCGCAATTTCCTGAGGTTCGCCACTTCCGTGAACAAGATATGTTGACGATTAAGCAGACGGTTGAACGCTACTTGAAGTACAAAAATGACGCGCACCGAGAAGCCCTCAATGAAGTAACGCGAGTAGTGTGTGAAAAGCTTCAGATTGACCAGCCAACAGGTGATAAGGTTCGCTTTCTAAAGGGCCTAATCAAGGATTACATTGTTCTGACGCGCTGA
- a CDS encoding RDD family protein, with amino-acid sequence MITEQEPVDDPGENLWDDDVYQVNQLTPSRPTRGQRLMHFIADIVVAVILHYVVLFGLILLFIDAGSYPEWLISGLFEQFAPLVWFILHVTFSEMLLNGQSIGKMITGYQVTNTNGTPVDAHRVLLRMAIRLIPFEMFSIFTKSGSSMWHDEWSGTELRFKQKKSARQNNVILD; translated from the coding sequence ATGATTACGGAACAAGAACCTGTAGACGACCCAGGAGAAAACCTGTGGGACGACGATGTTTATCAAGTCAATCAACTCACTCCTTCACGTCCAACACGTGGACAACGACTGATGCATTTCATTGCTGACATTGTGGTGGCAGTCATTCTGCACTATGTCGTTTTATTCGGATTGATTCTATTGTTTATTGATGCTGGTTCGTACCCAGAATGGCTGATATCAGGACTATTTGAGCAATTCGCGCCGCTTGTTTGGTTCATTCTTCACGTGACCTTCTCGGAGATGCTGTTGAATGGTCAATCCATTGGGAAAATGATCACCGGTTACCAGGTCACCAACACCAATGGTACACCAGTAGATGCCCATCGCGTTTTACTGCGTATGGCTATTCGCTTGATCCCATTTGAAATGTTCAGCATTTTCACCAAGTCTGGCAGCAGTATGTGGCACGATGAGTGGAGTGGAACGGAGCTTCGCTTTAAGCAGAAGAAATCAGCGCGTCAGAACAATGTAATCCTTGATTAG
- a CDS encoding RDD family protein produces MELMDDELLPDEEREVYEVDKRTRLAHFFVDVVAIAVLSYLIMIITIQLEIFTRLFDHNFKIPLITTFTQFMYYMICESLTQKTLGKTLTGSRVTNLQNGKTSFKQILVRTAIRLIPLYPFFFLLNQRWHDQWSGTKVVE; encoded by the coding sequence ATGGAATTAATGGACGACGAGCTTCTTCCCGACGAAGAACGCGAAGTGTATGAAGTAGATAAGAGAACGCGGCTCGCCCATTTCTTCGTAGATGTTGTAGCCATAGCCGTACTCTCCTACCTCATCATGATCATCACCATTCAACTTGAGATCTTCACACGTCTTTTTGACCACAATTTCAAGATCCCGCTGATCACCACCTTCACGCAATTCATGTACTACATGATCTGCGAGTCGCTCACTCAAAAGACGCTGGGAAAAACACTCACCGGCTCAAGAGTCACCAATCTTCAAAATGGAAAAACTAGTTTCAAACAAATACTGGTAAGAACGGCCATCCGTTTGATCCCGCTCTACCCTTTCTTTTTTCTTCTCAACCAGCGCTGGCATGATCAATGGTCGGGCACAAAAGTCGTAGAATGA
- the aroB gene encoding 3-dehydroquinate synthase, giving the protein MNAKIITDFEALDQLIQGLSPSSITVLVDSNTHEHCLPALQMQCSSLLDIEVLEVPPGEESKDMEIAYPLWQSLAELQVDRKGLLVNLGGGMITDLGGFVASTFKRGIRFIHIPTSLLGMVDAAYGGKTGINLGELKNQVGTFKAPEAIFLSPAWLESLPQRELVAGYAEMLKHALIANPDQLTQMMELGEINAESTAPFVEASLAIKKDVVEQDPFEQGLRKALNFGHTYGHALESLSFQLNEPLLHGEAIAVGIKLALQLSVDKTGFDSALAKKVNAHINQHFKVDGTAEAKAAWHLMQNDKKNEDGEVRFVLLKAVGEPLLNQVVHADEFYSALAKIAES; this is encoded by the coding sequence ATGAATGCGAAGATCATTACCGACTTCGAAGCTCTTGATCAGCTGATACAAGGGCTCTCCCCTAGCTCAATCACAGTCCTTGTAGATTCGAACACCCACGAACACTGTCTTCCTGCGCTTCAGATGCAATGCTCTTCATTGCTCGACATTGAAGTACTTGAAGTGCCGCCAGGTGAAGAATCAAAAGACATGGAAATTGCCTACCCGCTCTGGCAATCGCTCGCCGAACTTCAAGTTGATCGTAAAGGACTGCTTGTCAACCTCGGTGGTGGAATGATCACCGATCTAGGTGGATTCGTGGCTTCCACTTTCAAACGAGGGATTCGATTTATTCATATCCCTACCTCATTATTAGGAATGGTCGATGCTGCCTACGGCGGAAAAACCGGGATCAACCTTGGAGAACTCAAGAACCAGGTGGGCACCTTCAAAGCCCCTGAAGCCATCTTCCTTTCTCCGGCCTGGCTTGAATCACTACCTCAGCGAGAACTCGTTGCCGGTTACGCTGAAATGTTGAAGCACGCCTTGATTGCTAATCCTGACCAACTAACGCAAATGATGGAACTCGGTGAAATCAATGCCGAGTCTACCGCACCTTTCGTAGAAGCTTCCCTAGCGATCAAAAAAGATGTTGTGGAGCAAGACCCCTTCGAACAAGGATTGCGAAAAGCATTGAACTTCGGCCATACTTACGGACATGCGCTTGAAAGTCTCTCTTTTCAGCTCAATGAACCACTCCTACACGGTGAAGCCATTGCGGTAGGAATTAAACTCGCATTACAACTGTCTGTCGATAAAACTGGATTCGATTCCGCGCTAGCGAAAAAAGTCAACGCACACATCAACCAACATTTCAAAGTAGACGGAACGGCCGAGGCCAAAGCTGCATGGCATTTGATGCAAAACGACAAGAAAAACGAAGATGGTGAAGTGCGATTTGTCTTATTGAAAGCTGTGGGTGAACCACTCTTGAATCAAGTCGTGCATGCAGACGAATTCTATTCCGCGCTAGCGAAAATTGCAGAATCATAA
- a CDS encoding DUF4097 family beta strand repeat-containing protein: MKNILSLVLAFVAINAWATKSDFTRNFDESFDVNSDVLIETETAFSTLEIEEWDENTVQVHVEVRIEARNEEQAEDMFDEIDVDIKGDKYRVMVETDMSGNWNNKNNEVEIKIFIKAPDKSKLHVDHSFGTAKIGSFRGDAEVKVAFGSMEVDALTGNEVEIRSEYGEAIINKAHGGEFIVEFGSMEIQEVHGSAEIHNSYSSLEIHNITSAAETIEIDNEFGSVSISVDQGTGYRIEADCEFGDIDLPKDANIHRSVKEITSKEVECTIGSNPKGEIIVNTSFGDVTIDYR; the protein is encoded by the coding sequence ATGAAAAATATCCTATCACTTGTCCTAGCGTTCGTTGCGATCAACGCTTGGGCCACCAAAAGCGACTTCACCCGAAACTTTGACGAATCATTTGATGTCAATTCAGATGTACTCATCGAAACAGAAACGGCTTTCAGCACACTTGAAATTGAAGAGTGGGATGAAAACACGGTTCAAGTGCACGTAGAAGTTCGCATTGAAGCTCGAAATGAAGAGCAGGCGGAAGACATGTTCGACGAAATCGACGTAGATATTAAAGGTGACAAGTACCGTGTCATGGTTGAAACTGACATGTCAGGAAACTGGAACAACAAAAACAACGAAGTGGAGATCAAGATCTTCATCAAAGCACCTGACAAATCAAAGCTACATGTAGATCACTCATTCGGTACCGCTAAAATCGGTTCATTCCGAGGAGATGCTGAAGTAAAAGTTGCTTTTGGGAGCATGGAAGTTGACGCTTTGACTGGAAACGAAGTAGAAATCCGCAGTGAATATGGAGAAGCGATCATTAATAAGGCACACGGCGGCGAATTCATCGTTGAATTTGGAAGCATGGAAATTCAAGAAGTGCATGGCTCTGCTGAGATTCACAATAGCTACAGCAGCCTCGAAATTCACAACATCACATCAGCAGCAGAAACCATTGAAATCGATAATGAATTCGGATCAGTGAGCATATCTGTTGACCAAGGAACTGGATACCGAATTGAAGCAGATTGCGAATTCGGAGACATTGACCTGCCAAAAGATGCGAACATCCATCGTTCGGTTAAAGAGATCACTTCCAAAGAAGTAGAGTGCACAATCGGATCAAACCCAAAAGGTGAGATCATCGTGAACACCAGCTTCGGTGATGTCACGATTGATTACCGATGA
- a CDS encoding RNA polymerase sigma factor — MSSKMELYRRYHAPVFQVACRILQDRVIAEDVMQDTMIIAFDKLDSLQEVEKLRSWLCTIARNESLRELKRRRKVSFDDESYPEIDASEDKVFAEHWTVEEIMKEIDALPDGYRVILNLYLLDNLSHEEISETLNISAGTSRSQYLRAKARLRQQMLRSDERRTEKSI; from the coding sequence ATGTCATCTAAAATGGAATTATACCGACGCTATCACGCGCCAGTATTCCAGGTGGCCTGTCGTATTCTACAAGATCGAGTCATTGCTGAAGACGTCATGCAAGACACCATGATCATTGCTTTTGACAAGCTTGATTCTCTACAAGAGGTGGAGAAATTAAGATCCTGGTTATGCACCATCGCTCGAAATGAATCACTAAGAGAGCTGAAGAGAAGAAGGAAAGTCTCCTTTGATGACGAAAGCTATCCTGAGATTGACGCGAGTGAAGACAAAGTGTTCGCAGAGCACTGGACGGTAGAGGAGATCATGAAAGAAATCGACGCCCTCCCTGATGGATATCGAGTCATCTTGAACCTCTACCTATTAGATAACCTGTCTCACGAAGAAATTTCCGAGACACTCAACATCTCTGCAGGCACGAGCCGATCTCAATATTTGAGAGCGAAAGCAAGACTTAGACAACAAATGTTACGAAGCGATGAGCGACGAACTGAAAAATCGATTTAA